CAATGAAACCTACATCCCATTAAAGTATAAAGCAATGCCACAATTCCCCAACAGAGGACATAGTTTCTCTCCATCACCCTGTCAAATCTTTTAATCATCTTAATCACCGCAATTAGATATTCCCCTAATCTTCGACACAAAGCTTGCCTGTGGATCCTGTCCTCATAATCTACAGGATACTCCTGAGGTCTGTCCATCAACTGAATATTGTTCCTACCGTTGGTGTCTAACCAGAACAACTGGAGCAGAGTTTCTACCTGTCCCAAAGTCACAGTTGGCCAAGGGAGACAAAAACTCTTTGCCTGGCCTTCCCCATGAAATAAAGGTGCACATTTTGTCAGCCCAATAACAATTATTTGATGTATTCATCCTTTCAAGTCCCTCATGCTCCCTGGAAAATTTCCCCTCAGCCAAGTGCCCATCGGCAGCAGCCAATCAGATCCAACCCTCAGGAAGAACGAGGTCAGTGAGGTTGCAAATTGTCAAGGTTCTTTCTACTATCGGTTTTATAGACTTCCAGAACCTATTTGATAAATctaggaacatagaaaataggagcaggcgtaggccatttggccctcgaaCCTACtctggaatgctttgccccagagggcagtggaggcccagtctctggattcgtttaagaaagagttggatagagctctcaaagaaaatggaatcaagggttatggagataaggcagggagtggatactgattaggaatgatcagccatgattatattgaatggcgatgcaggctcgaagggctgaatggcctactcctgcacctattgtctattgtctattgtctattgtctattactccaccattcaatatgacgaTCGccgatcatgcaatttcagtaatGTTCTTTGAGAAGTCTTAAGTATAACAATCAGATGATGGAAGTTAAAAGTTGCTTGTCCATATTTATCACTTTGGAAACATATGTCATCCTCCCATCCCATCTCTCATGTGTTGGGGAATATTGAAACAGGCTGCTAATTGCTTCACTATGGAAAAAGTACACAAATTAGAGATATATGTTCTCAGTTTGAAAATGATCTCACTATTCTGGTGGGGTCTAAGGTGGTAAAACTTCaaattatatttcaaaaatatgtaCTTTGCCACAAATCATTGTGAAATATTGTGAAGTTGTGGAGGATGATGTATAGATACAAGTAATTTTGTGTAATCTAAGAGTTAAAGCATGACCTATTTTATATTCCTGACAGGAACACATAGAACATCAAATCGTCAATAATTATTGTTAATGATTTTCATTAAATGTAAATCTTTGTCACTGACAATTAACATGATGTGAAAGTTTCCTATTTGATTGAATGCTTCCTTCTGAGCTGAATTTCCTGAGAAGCTTGATGACATTTTACAGGAATGTCCCCAAAGAAATTTGACAGTTTTTGTACATATTCTGATGTGTTCAGTAAAATACTTTTGGTTGCAGATGGAGCATAGAAGCCCAAATGTTAATGGTGGACTCAGCAAGTTACATATGTTACATATGTTCCTTGCAGCTGAAGGTTGGACAATCCTACATTCCCTGCTGTAACTGGAAAGTCCTTGAGACTGTTGAACTTACGCGTTGACAGGTTGTTCAGAGATAGAAGACTGAGAATTTTGATTAGAGACAGCATTCTGTACAACAAAGGTAAAGGGTGTTATAGGACGCATTGACCTGACAATCTTTGTGGAAATGTTTGGTTTAAGTATTAGCAAAACCAGGACGTACAAACATACATATTGGGAGCAGAAATAGCCCATTtcacccatcaagcctgctccattattcaataaaATTGTACCTGAtctatttgtgttttgaattccacctGCTCATCTATTCCTGATTACCTTAGATTATCATTGTCTCACAAGAATCTACTCACCCCTGTCTCAAACATATCCGATGATTCTGCTTCCAGAAAGGCAGAGAGATCCAAAGTCACTCAAACCACTAAGAAAAAAAAGATTGCCCCTCTCTCCTAGAAGGAGAGACCTAATTTTTAAAACAGCCCCTAACTCTGGGTTCGTCCACCACAGGAGACATCCTTTCCAAGTCCACCTTTGTCAAGGCCAGTCAGCATTTTAAACACTTTACTAAAATTACCCccactcttccaaactccagaagAAATGAGGTCAATCTGTCCAATCTAAGACAGTCCTCTCATTTCAGGTAGTAAACTATGTAATAATTTAGGAAGCCTGTCTGGAAAGGAGcatcatttattgttgaacacAAAATAACCTGTGGCATACACAGGCTAATCCCAGCCTGGGACAGACAGTTCTGTGGACCAACCCCTGAGTCTGCTTTATCCAACTGGGAGATGTTATTCCACTCCTCTGGAGTGATTTCAACTTAAACCCGGGTCTCTTAGTCCAGGGCTAGTGTCACTACCACTACACCCCAAGAGTCCCCTgagtctgctttttaaaaaatgtaatcaatttatcgaatcaacctgttcagagatgttatcaatctgtgctttttttattcacttatttttctaatcaacctgttcagagatatatTACACACCTTTTGAGGTGGGACTGAAATCTGAGTCTCTTGGTCCCAAAGTAGCTACGCTACCcatgcaccacaagagggccctgatccacttttttcttttttaaatgtaaCTTATTTtttcctaatcaatctgttcgGAGATGTTGTGACACATTTCTGGACCaggcgggacttgaacccaagtctcccCAGGGGTAGGGACTCTACCTCTGTGCCTGAAATTAGCCTGAGTCTGCTCTTtctaatttaacctatttttctaatcaacctgctcagagatgttctTGCACAATTCGAACAGGTTCGATTTGAAACCAGGCCTTCCAGTGcaggatagggacactaccactgtgccacaagaggaccCTCTGAGTCTGCTTTGTAAGGGATTCAGGTGGGGCGATCAGTTAATGGCTTGCCATGGGCCTTGTAGGGGTTATTACTAACCtcctctgaagtgtaaccaatgcgtttacattcttccttaaataaggaaaacAAGACAATGTAAAGTATTTGTGGTATGGTCTCACTAAAGCTGTAATTAGCTGAATCATAACATtcttacttttgtattcaatttctcTCACAATAAAGAACAGCATTACAATAGCTTTTTTAATTACTGGCTTGTACCTGTATAACAATCCCTGTGCACGGTGTAACTCCAGTCATTCTCTGTTTGAATAATAGTTTGGTTCCTGCCACTGTGAAcactttcacattttcccacattatactgcatctgccacagTTTACACtcatttaacctatctatattGGTCTGCATCCTTGACATGTCATCTGCATAATATATTTTCCAATCTaccattgtgtcatctgcaactttagCCAGGGTACCTTTGATTGCCTCATCTAAGTCATAGTTCTGAATTGTAAAAAGTTGAGAACCCCTCACAGATGCACAAAcatccaagtttctggtatcaagacaggctGTAGTGTAATGaagtatgtcgggttccaagtgatcgattgtgataAGAGACTCCCTAGTCAGAGGCACGAAGAGACGTGTCTGCGGCTGGCAGTGAaagatcagaatggtgtgttggctccctgatgccaggatcaaggatgtctcagagagggtgcagaatgttctcaagggggagagggaccaacaGCAGGTCATTGTACTCATTAGAACCAATgacgtaggaagggaaaaggataggattctgaagggagagtatagaaagttaggcaggaatttaaaaaggaagtcctcgagagtagtaatatctggattactcctggtgctacgagctagtgagagtaggaataggaggatagagcagatgaatgcatggctgaggagttcgTAAATGGGAGAAGGATTCGCATTTTTGGATCAGTGGAATCGCTTTTgagtagaagtgatctgtacaagaaggatggattgcacctgaattggaaggggactaatatactggcagggaaatttgttagagctgctcaggaatatttaaaccagtaaggtggGTGGGGCGGAGGGgagtggttgggggtggggtgggacacagggagatagtgaagaaacagatcaatctgagactggtacggttgagaaaagaaaatagtcagggcaggcagagacaaagtggagaacaaggtaggattaataactaaattgcatttatttcaatgcaagaggactaatggggaaggcagatgaactcagggcatggttaggaacatgggactgggatatcatagcaattacagaaacgtggctcaaggatggacaggactgacagcttaatgttccaggatacaaatgctacaggaaggacaggtagggaggcaagagaggagggggagtcgtgtttttgataagggatagcattacagctgtactgagggaggatattcccggaaatactaaaagttatttggatggaactgagaaataagagagggatgatcaccttattagcaTTGTagtatagacccctaatagtcagcaggaaattgagaaacaaatttgtaagaagatttcagttatctgtaagaataagagggtagttatggtaggggatttcaactttccaaacatagtattaatggtttagatggagaggaatttgttaagtgtgtacaagacaattttctgattcagtatgtggatgtacctactagagaaggtgcaaaacttgacctattcttgggaaataaggcagggcaggtgactgaagtgtcagtggggaaacactttggggccagcgaccgtaattctattcattttaaaatagtgatacaaaaggatagaccagatctgaaagttgaagttctaaattgggggaaggctaatttaggcaagaattttcaaaagttgattgggggcagatgttcacaggtaaagggacagctggaaaataggaagccttcagaaatgagataatgagaatccagagatctgtttaggtgaaaggaaaggctggtaggtatagggaatgctggatgactagagaaattgagggtttggttaagataaagaaggaagcatatgtcaggtatagagaggagagatcgagtgaatccttagaagagtataaaggcagtggcaGTAtatataagagggaaatcaggagggcaaaaagaggacatgtggtagttttggcaaatagggttaaggagaatccaaaggatttttacaaatacatttaggacaaaaaggtaactagggatggaatacagcccctcaaagatcagcaaagtggcctatgtgtggagccacaggaggtggggaagatactaaacgagtattttgcatcagtatttactgtggagaaggacatggaagatatagaatgtagggaaatagatggtgacagcttgaaaaatgtccatattacagaggaagaagtgctggaagtggtggtgatggagggttgcttttcagactggaggcctgtaaccagtggagggccacaaggattggtgctggatccactacattTCATcctttacacaaatgatttggatgtgaacataggaggtgcagttagtaagtttacaaatgacaccaaaatggaaagcaaagaatgttacctcagattacaatgggatcctgATCAGTCggggggctgaggagtggtagatggagtttaatttagatgcaaggtgctgcattttgaaaaagcaaatcttagcaggacttatacacttaatggcaaggtcctagggcgTGTTGGTGGACAAAGAGACATTGTAGtgcagctccttgaaagcagtgtcgcaggtagataggatagtgatgatggcgtttggtatgctttcctttattggtcagagcattgaatataggagttgggaggtcatgttgtggcagtacaggacattgattaggctacttttggaatattgtggtcaattctggtctccatgccaaccagatatcccaaactaatctagtcccatttgccagcacttggctcatatccctctaaacctttcctattcaaatacccatccagacgcctatgtgatgttgtaattgtactagcctccaccacttcctttggcagctcatttcatacagacaccatcctctgcatgaaaaagtagccccttaggtcccttttaaacctttcccctctcaccctaaacctatttcctctatttctggactcccccatcccaggaaaaagactttgtctatttatcatatccatatcccttatgattttatgaacctttttaaggtcacccctcagcctccgaagctccagggaaaacagccctagcctgttcaacttctccctacagctcagacCCTGCTGTaggtttgtaaatcttttcttcatgTGAACGCATTGATTACAAAggcacaacaacgtctcttcctcctcaggcaactgaggaagtttggcatgacggtgaatacacTTGCCAACTTTTGTACTGCGCCATCGAGagaattctgtctggatgtatcactatctggtatggcaattgtaccctttaagattggagatggttacagggagtggtgaactcagcctggacaatcacaaaggccaacctcccatcaatagaatccatctaccaggctcgctgtcaaggaaaggccgccagcattctcaaagatccagcccaccctggcaatgtttttctacaacttctaccactagggagaaggtacagaagccagaacacatgcaccagcaggtttcgtaacagtttctaccctattgttgttagaatactgaatgcactcacaaactcttaacattcacctttatctgtgtttttgtttttgctgctgtttacctattatttacttatctacgctacttaactatgtaatatgcctgtattgctcgcaagacaaagcttttcactgtgcctcagtacacatgccaataaattcaattcagttaaaAACTTATtagctatacctcctatgttaacatccatgttatttatataaatgatgaaaagcagtggaccagcactgatccttgtggtgcaccactagtcacaggcctccaggctcgaaagcaaccctccaccaccaccctctgtcttctatcttcgagccagttctgtatccaaatggctagttctccctgtattccatgatatctaacttgctaaccagtctaccatgaggaaccttgtcaaacaccatacacaagtccatattgatcatgtccacggctctgcccttatcaatcctcttcgttataattatgctgcagttgtatgaTGACCTGTTTAATTTGTATCTGGCTGATTGAACTGAGTCCTGACCATTGGAGGAACTACAGAAAGAACAAGCTGGTATTGCTTCAAATGTAGAAGATTAAAGGGTGTTCTCATTCTGGTGCTGAGGATGATTGAAGGACTTTATCAGCACATGGaaggaaactatttcctctggcagaagAACCAATGTGTCTCATAACCAGTGTGTCATCACATTAAAATCAGAGCCAGAACAATTAAGGGGTGAGGTCAGGAAAACTTCTTCACAAATAGGGGAATAGAAATTGGGAACTCACTCCTACAAATCACTGAGCGGATAGGCAAAATGCAACTTCCAAAACTAAGATCATCAGATGTGCAAGGGTACTAAGGGATATGGAACCAAAAAGATACAGGGATGGAAAATCAGAttgacatgatctcattgaatggtggatatGTCTCATGTAAATGAATAGTTTGCTTTTATCCTTTGTAATTGATTCTGCCTCTGATTGTTACCCCTGTCTCTGTGTGGAAGTTCCTCTCTGCAACTCAATTCGTTCCGTGGTGACTGATTGTTAATGAGAACTCAGACTTGGGGTTCTGATTGTGGATGGAGCATACTATCTTCCCTATTCATACTACCAGTGAAGTGACATTGCTATGTATCTACTCCCATTTTAAATCTGTTTCCCTGTTAGATATTTAAGTTATCTGTTCAGAAATTATTTTAATCACACTTGCAATTGAAGCACGCTATGAGAAAAAAGTCAGACAAATTATACAGAGATGCTGattaatttttattgaattctgcGATATAGATACTCGTTTAATTCATAGCAAGTGTCTGATCGACCCAGTTGCGGAATTCAGATACACGGGCATAAACTCCAGGACTATTTGGGGAACAATTGCCACTTCCCCAGGAAACGATACCCACTAGATTCCAGGCTCCTCCCTCCTGGCAGACAAGCGGTCCACCTGAGTCACCCTGCAAACAAACAGATCAGGGATGAATAAGCAGCACGGAATGAAGTGAAGTGTTGCCTTTCCTGTTGTAGCTGGTTACATACCATGCAGGAGGAAGCACCAGCAGCACCAGCACAGATCATCACATCAGAGATCATGTTGCCCCAGTATTTCTGGCACTCAGTGTTGCTCAAGATGGGGAGTGATGTCTGCTGCAGAACGCACGGtgtgaagaaggctgagagggagagGAAAACATTGTTAGATCTTCCAGGGTTTGCACAGCACTAGCTCTCATAAGATGTGGAACCTTTGCTGTAATCTCTGTGCAAAAACAGAATTAGGTTCATTTTCAGGCAGACAAATCTGCTTTTAAATGCTTTGATGAGTTTTTTCACGAATTATCAATAAATGGAATGGGTAGAGTGTTTATCATGTTCCATTATTTTGAAGAGATGGAAGCTACTCCGTGATGGAGAAGGCTATTCAGCTGATCTTAAATGCTCCCCTTTGGAATAACACTGCACTCCTCCTGTGCTGCATCTAGATTGCCCTTCAGAAATTCTAGAACTTTCTCCCATACTACACTGCTTACAGCTCCAATCCAAGTGCTGATCATTCTCTGCAGGAAGAACCATCTTCTATTGTCAACTAGGTAAAGTCACTGTCTCCTTTTCCTTCGCCCACATGTATGTTTTAAACTAGTATattgtatgttccttttccagcCCCTTTACTATCTGATGTATCTTTGTAAGATCGTGATTaaatgcttcttcatcagataaaTCTTTGTTAGGGCAACAATTGAACTCAGTGaagttacattttcaaagaaGCAATGGTGACCTGTAACTAGTTACTGGTCAGATCTCTAGGAGAACATAGGAACACAATAaatggagcaggaataggccatttggtctctCATGCCTGCTTCctcactcaataagatcatgcttAATCTGACTGTGGCCTTAATTCTATTTGACAGCctcccactccccttcccctttAACTTCTGACTCCCTTCTGGGTGAAGAATCTGTTTAATTCAGCTTTCACTATGTTCATTGCAGCTCTTGTGGCGGATTAGTAATGTCCCTACCACTGAGCttgaaggtccaggttcaagtcccatcttctCACTTTCCTAGATAATTAAACAATGCTTGACCATGTTCACTGGCTTAGCTTTCACTGCTCTCTAAGGTGGAGAATTTCAAAATTCAATAATCCTTCACAGAAGGTATTCCTTCTCTTCCCCATCTTGTTTGAGAGATTCATTATTTTACAATAGTGCCCCCTAGTCTAGACTATTCACCCCATCACACATTCTCTCAACATCCATCCAGTCAAATCCCTTCAGAATCCTTTATGTATCAataacctctcattctttgaaactcccacctacttaacctttcttcataagattaTTTTTCTGTAATAATTTTTTATGCTTTACCATGTGGAGCTTTTTAACTAATAgatacaaaaaaaacaaagacttCAGTCTTGATTCTGTCAGTTTCACAAGGCGGTGGTGGAGAATCATTGGAGACCCACTTTTGTTTAGAGGTGCATGTTAGACAGGCACTTAAGTGGACACCTTCAGGCCTTACCCAGAATCAAGGTCCACAGCAGTGGAGGTCTTGTTTGCTGAGAGCTGTCAGCCCATCAGAGACCTCACACCGCTAGCAGGTGGGAGCAGTGGTAACGAGCAGCAGTGCAACCAACAGAAGCTCAGGGAGTCTTGGACCAAAGGTTAGTAAAGGATAATTGGGGCTTTTGAGAGcgcagggttggggggggggggggcaggagaACAGAAGATTTGAGATTAAGGCAAGGGAATTGAATATCAATAGTTATCCTGTGTGACTGTTGAGTCACTCAACCAGGCATGGAGTGACCTATAGTGAGCCACACCGCTAGGAGGATGTTTGAAAACCTTTAGGGTTTGCTGAGTGATCTTCCAAAGGTGAGGGAAAGGTATATCATGCCCCTTTTAAACCCTAAGCCAGCACTGAACTGTGATAGGCTCAGGCAAAGTCAGCTAGCCAGCTCATTAATGAGCCTTACTGTCATCCTGACAGCACCAGCCAGCAACTGTGTGACAGTCCCTTCCACACTCTGACTGAGGCAGAGTCCACTGGGAGCCTCTAAAGGGCCATGGCAGATCTGTCTCCTGTGGGAAGCATTACACCCAACCTTCCATATCCAACTGTTTCTAATCCCCTCAGACCCAGCTACAGAGGTCAACATAACTTTGCTCAGTCCAAAGCAATGGAGATGCCATACCATTTGAGTTAGTCAACCCCCATCCTGTAGTGACGCACAGCTTGCCCGCAGCGAAATTGCCAGCTGCACTAGCGAGACACACAGGGGACACAAACTGATTGAATGTGACAGGTGTTGCGAGTTTCACAAGAGTGATGTCATAGTTAATGGTACTTGGATCCCAGTCAGGGTGAGTGATGGTCTGTAAGACACAAGACTAAGGTTAGTTCCTGCCAATCACTTCTTGATTTTCCTGTTCTTGGCTATTGCTTTCAATCAGTGATGGTCTGAATTAAGTCCTTTGATTTTTATGTGGCAATTTTCTTCATCCTGGCCCTATCCCTGAAAATGCATTATTAGTGTTAGTTGTACCTTGGTGTGCTGCTCATTGGTCGCACATCCTGGTGATGTTCTACGTTAGGAGTTGAGTCCCTCCTCTGTGATATACTACATCACGGGCCACAAACCTTCCTAGCTGGTATCTTACCATGAATTACAACTCTTACCTCAGCAATGTCCATGTAGTATGAACATCAGACTTTCCATGGTGGTATCCTGCATTGTGGCCCATGTAGGGATAGGTCTTAAGGACTATGCACATGAGCCATTGGGCTGTGATCTATCAGTGACCAGTAGCCATGTGAGAGAGACTCTGTTTGAAGGCTGTAATAAGGGGAGCCTCGGACAGAGCAAGAC
Above is a window of Hemiscyllium ocellatum isolate sHemOce1 chromosome 17, sHemOce1.pat.X.cur, whole genome shotgun sequence DNA encoding:
- the LOC132823749 gene encoding chymotrypsinogen A-like; this translates as MAFLWIFSCLAILGTAYGRSCGVPAITPVISGYSRIVNGENAVPGSWPWQVSLQQTNGFHFCGGSLINENWVVTAAHCSVSTRHLVIIGDYNKCTGDGKSQAISVAKTITHPDWDPSTINYDITLVKLATPVTFNQFVSPVCLASAAGNFAAGKLCVTTGWGLTNSNAFFTPCVLQQTSLPILSNTECQKYWGNMISDVMICAGAAGASSCMGDSGGPLVCQEGGAWNLVGIVSWGSGNCSPNSPGVYARVSEFRNWVDQTLAMN